The Campylobacter concisus genome segment CAGTTGTAGTTCTTTCTGCAAAAGATGACAAAGAAAGCGAAATAAAAGCACTTAGAGCTGGTGCTGATGACTATATCAAAAAGCCATTTGATTTTGACATCTTAGTAGCTAGGCTTGAAGCAAGACTACGCTTTGGCGGCACAAATATTATAAAAATAGATGAGCTCATCATCAATCCAGATGAGGAGAAGATCACATATCTTGGCCGCGACATCGAGCTAAAAGGCAAGCCATTTGAGGTACTAACTCATCTTGCAAGACACTCAGATCAGATCGTATCTAAAGAGCAACTGCTTGATGCTATCTGGGAAGAGCCGGAGCTTGTAACTCCAAACGTTATTGAAGTCGCTATCAACCAAATCCGCCAAAAAATGGATAAACCACTAAATATTTCAACAATTGAAACTGTTAGAAGACGCGGATATAGATTTTGTTTTCCCAAAAAAGCCTAAGGAATAGATTTATACTACAATTAGCATCTGGTGCTATGATGCTAATTGTAGTTATTTCGGTAATGCTTTATCACTATATAAGGGTTACCGTTTTTCAAAGTGTAGTTAATGAGCTAAACTATCAAGCTGAAGCTTATAAAAAAAATCCTCAGAATTTCAATCCTTTAAATTCAAAAACATTTACGATAGAAAATCCAAACAAAACTCTAGCAACGATAAAAACAGACGAACCACAAGATAAAGAAACATATATCGTAACGCAAAAATCAAAGGATCAAAGTAAGACTATTTTAATAACAAAACTCGATGAAAACAGTTATTTAAGCCTAGAAAAAGATACTACACTTCAAGCTCATATAGTAGAAGAAATTTTTATAGATATTATAATCGTAAATGTATCAGCGATACTTTTGGTGCTTTTTTATGCACTATTTTTATCAAGAATGCTTTTAATACCTATAAAAATTTTGAGTCACAAGCTTACAAATTTAGACGAAAAATTTCTTCATGAGATCGATATAAAAAGTCTACCAGATGAGTTTTTGCCACTTGGACAGAGCATAAATAGGCTAATCTCTCGCATCCAAACATTTGTCTTATACCAAAAAGAACTTTTTGTAGGCGTGGCACATGAGTTAAAAACACCGTTGGCTGTAATGAAAACAAAAAATGAAGTTACGCTTTTAAAGCCACGCGAGAGTGAAAAATATATTGAGGCTCTAAAATCAAATAATGAAGCTATAAACGGCATGAACGCAATGATAAGTTCTGTGCTTGAGATCGGCCGCCAAGAGGGAGCTCAGTTTGAAGAGCCAGTAAATACCGATGTCATAGGATTTTTAAAAAAACTTGCAAAAAACTATGAGATACTTGCGAAAAATGATGAAAAAAATATAAAACTAGACCTAAAACCAGAAATTTTAAATCTAAAAATACAAACTAGCTTACTAATACACATTGTGCAAAATTTTGTTCAAAATGCCATTAAATTTTCACCAAAAAATAGCACTATTACGATTAGCTCTAAGCTCATAAAAAATAAATTTATCATCGAAGTAATAGACGAGGGAATAGGTATAGATGAGAGTAAAGATTTATTTGCTCCATTTAAAAGATACGGCGACAAAGGTGGTGCTGGGCTTGGGTTATTCCTAGCTAAAGGTGCAGCGCAGGCTCTTGGTGGCGAAGTAGATATTAAAAATAGAAACGATAGAAGCGGTGCAGTCGCAAGCCTAGTTTTAAATATAAAAGGATAAAAATGGCAAAAAGAACCGCAGTAATCGACCTTGGCTCAAATTCTATGCGAATGGCGATATTTGAGAGAACGTCACGCTTAGCGTTTTTTATACTAGCTGAATATAAAACAAAAGTGCGTCTAGGCGAAGGTGGATATGGCTCAAACAATGAAATATCCGAAAGCTCAATGGAAAAAGCGCTAAAGGCCTTTAGCGAATTTTCAAATATCATAAAAAGCTACAAATGCAATAAAGTCTTATGTGTTGGTACTTCAGCGCTTAGGGATGCTCCAAACGCAAATGTTTTGATCTCTCTTTTAAGAAAAAAACTTGGCATAAATTTAAAAGTCATAGACGGCAAAGAAGAGGCTACTTTTGGTGCTATCGCAGCCAAAAATTTACTCCATAATATTGATGAATGCGTCACTATCGATATCGGTGGCGGATCAACTGAACTTGCTAGAATAAGCAAAGGCAAAATAATAGATACGCTCTCGCTTGATATTGGTACGGTTAGGTTAAAAGAGCTTTTTTTTGATAAAAAAAACTTAAATAAATTGCCAAAATTTTTAGAACAAGTTACAAAACAGATAGATGAGCGATTTAAATGCCAAAATATAATCGCTATTGGTGGCTCTCTTAGAGCGATATCATCTGCCATAATGAGCAAAAATTTATATCCACTCTCTTCACTGCATGGCTTTTGCTATAAGTTTAGCGACGAGCAAGCCTACATCGAGAGCATCGCAAACGTTAGCGTGCTTGAGCTAAATAAATTTCCTATAAAAAAAGATAGATACGACACCATTAGAGAGGGTGCACATATCTTTTTGGCCCTCGCCAAAGCTCTGAATGCCAAAAATATTATAACAAGTGGGGTTGGCGTAAGAGAGGGGGTGTTCTTGAAAGATTTTTTACGCCCTAGCCTTAAATTTCCACAAAATTTTAATCCGAGTATCAAAAGTTTGCAAGATCGTTTTATATTATCATGCAATAAATCGGTCACAAGATATGCAAAAGATATATTTATGGTATTAAAAAAGCTTCATAGTCTAAGCGATAACTATCTTGAAGTGCTTTTAGTTGCTGCAAAACTTCACAATGTAGGTCAAGAGATTGGCTTTTATGGCGATCATAAAAACTCAGCCTATATAGTCTTAAATGCCTTAAATTATGGCTTTTCGCATGAACAAAAAGCATTGATTGCAGTAGTAATTGGCACAAACGGAAAGAAAAATATATATGAATTTGAGCGATATAAAAATTTACTTCCAAAAGCCGAGTGTATAAGATGGCTAAGTTTTATACTCTCACTTGCAAAGGCACTTGATCTAACCTGTGAAAGGCTAAATTTAAACTTCGAATTTAGTGGACATACGCTAAAAATAGAAGGTGCAAAAGAATTTGCTATGGCAAAAGAAGAGATAAAAAAGATCACAAAACCTGAAATTTTTGCTATTTCGTTTGTATAAATTTTGAAACTGGCTTTAACGCTAAAAATTTAAATTGGATGAGAATTTTAGCTAAAACTACTAAAATTCTCCGCTCATTTTATCTTTATAGTTACTTAAACTATTTTTTCGCTCTTCTAAAAATGAGCTTAGCTTTTTCTTGTTCTCTTCAAAAAATATAGCAAAATCCTGCTCATTTTGTATCTTGTCTTCACCAAAGCTATCAAGCATTACATTTGAGCTACCAACTATCACCAAATAACGCCTATTTTCATAGCTTAATAGCATTAGCTTATTCGTGCGATCAAGATACTTTTCATATATTATATTGACGTTACTATTTTGATTTTTAAGTAGCCAGTTCATTGATTTTGTATCATTTTGAGACTGATTTCTAGGTGCTTTAAATCCGCTAAAATCATTACTCTTTGACGTAATATATCTTTTAAATACATATAAAAATACAAGAAGCGTAATAAGCACACTTAAGACTATAAAATACCTTGAGTCTATATTCAGCATAGGCTCTTCATCTATCTTTGGAGTGCTAGGGGCCTCTATTTTTGCACTAGCTTGAGGCATATTTTGTATTTGAGGTTTTGCATTTTTTAGAGTTACACGAATGCGGAGTCCAAAACTATCAGTCGTCTTTGAAGCATTTACGATAATAGCATCATTTGAGCGCAAATTTAAGACAAGCGAGTTTTGCTTTGGCTCTATCTCAAGCTCTTGAATAATCTTTGAGTTTATGTCTTTACTAGCACTTTGATCGTAATTTAGCGAATTTAATATCAAAGATGTTGTGTCTTTTTCGCGCTTTTGAAAGATATTTCCTTCATAAGGTGCATCAAAACTAAGCATAATATCAACCCTATCAGCACGTTCATAGATATTGTAAGTTAATAGATTTGAAGCTAAAATTTGAGTTGCAAAAAGTAAGAAAAATAGTATAAATTTCATAAAAGTTCTTTTTTGAAGTACTGAATAACTGACTTTGAATCCAAAATTTCATTTATCCTGATGGCTAAATTTTTCTCATAAACCATTACTTCGCCTTTTCCAAAAATTCTATTATTTATATATAGCTCCACACTCTCACCAGCTGGCTTTTCAAGGTCTATAACAGAGCCAGCTTCAAATTTCAAAAGCTCATTTATGCTAACCGTAGTAGTTCCTAGCTCAGCTATAAAATCAACGCTTATATCCATAAGCTCATCATAGCTCTTAAAAAGCCCTAGCTGCTCTAGCGTCTCTATCGCACTCTCGTCGTTCATTGTATGTTGTAGCCTATTTGAAATGTTCTATTTTTTATTTTATATACAAATTTCTCTTTTAGTTTGATACCAAAATTTTCAACTTCGCCTAAAAATTCAGGCGTTCCAAGCTTATAAGCATTTGGCTCTTTTTCATTTAGTAAATTTTTAGCTTTGCCAATGATCTGATTTGCTATCTCTTTACAAAGATCGTCTAGATCACCACCATCAACATCTTCGTGACCAAAAAAGGCATTCATGAAAATTTTCAAAGTATCTTTTTTAAAAAATAGGTAAAAATGATACTCGCTTTTGCCCTTATAGACTGGTATGCTAGCTCCGTAAAATCCTTTACCTAGACTCTTGCCAAACTCTAAATCCAGCCCTAAAGTATCCTTGCAAAGATAGCTTGTAGCTTCATCTATAACTTTTCTCATATCTCTTCCTTAAGACTTGAAATGCATTTTCAATTATACTTTGGCTTTACTAAATTAGCTATAAATTTATTAAGCATTTTAAAAGAGTTTATCTATCTCTTTTACTAGCTTTTCACCGCTAAATTCGGCACAAAGCTTAACTATTTGCGTACCTATTATCGCTCCGTCAGCATATTTTTTTACTTCATTAACATCATCTTTGTTTTTTATACCAAAGCCAACAGCCACTGGCAAATCGCTCTTTTTCTTAAGCTCTAGGACCAATTTTTTTATCCTATCTTCATCAGCCCTTTTTGAACCGCTAACGCCGATCGCGCCAAGAGCGTAGATAAATCCTGAGCCAAATTTTAAAATTCCATCCGCTCTACTACCAGATGTGACGCTGATAAGTGGTATCAGGCTTAAATTTAGCTCCTTGCACTTTAGAGCAAATTCCTCGCACTCCTCGCAAGGCAGATCCGGCACGATAAAGCCGCTAACTCCAGCCTCAACTGATCTTTTTAGAAATTTATCAACACCATAAGCAAAGATGATGTTGTAATAAACCAAAAAAACAAGTGGCTTTGTCACTTTTGCCTTGCAACTCTCAAGCATATCAAAGACAACGTCTGTATTTACGCCATTTTGCACCGTCTCAAAGCTAGCTTGCGCGATGAGTTTGCCATCAGCTAGCGGGTCAGAGTAAGGGATGCCGATCTCAACTAGATCTAGCGTGCTCTCATCTAAATTTTCTAAAAATTCCTTCGTTTTTTCTAAGCTTGGATATCCAGCCACGATGTAGCCGATGTTTGCCTTTTTGCCGTTAAATGCGCTTCTAACCTTATCCATAAATTTTTCCTTTTTCGTAGCCGATAACTGTGTTTATATCCTTATCGCCCCTGCCTGAGACGTTTACGACGATGACGCTTTTTTTATCAAGTTTTGGGCAAAGCTTCTCCAGATACGCCAGTGCGTGCGCGCTCTCGATGGCTGGGATGATGCCTTCCATTTTGCTTAGAAAATACAAGGCATTTATGCACTCATCGTCAGTTACAGCTTCATATTTTACCCTTTTGATGTCGTTTAGGTGGGCGTGCTCTGGGCCGATGCCTGGGTAGTCTAGGCCTGCTGAGATGCTGTGAACTGGCGAGATCATGCCGTACTCATCTTGCAAGACCGTCGTTTTCATGCCGTGGATGATGCCAGTTTTGCCTTTGCTAAGCGTAGCTGCATGATAAGGTGTCTCTATGCCAAGACCGCCAGCCTCAATACCTACTAAATTTACGCTCTCATCGTCCAAAAACGCACTAAAAATGCCAATAGCATTGCTGCCGCCGCCAACGCAGGCAATGACGTAGTCGGCCTTTTTGCCGTAATCTGCAAGCTGAGCTTTGGCCTCTGTGCCGATCACGCTTTGAAAGTCACGCACGATCTTTGGATATGGGTGTGGACCAACGGCTGAGCCAATGACGTAAAATGCGCTCTCTATCTCATTTACCCACGCTTGTATGGCCGCCGTAGTCGCCTCTTTTAGCGTTTTTAAGCCGTCTTCTACGCTCACCACTTTTGCGCCAAGAAGCTGCATACGAAAGGCATTTAGCTGCTGTCTAGCCACGTCTGTTGCGCCCATATATACGTCACACTCTAAGCCCAAAAGTGCTGCTGCAGTCGCTGTTGCCACACCGTGCTGACCAGCTCCAGTCTCAGCTAAAATTTTCTTTTTACCCATTTTTTTAGCAAGCAGTGCTTGAGCTAGGGCGTTATTTATCTTGTGCGCACCCGTGTGGTTTAGATCCTCTCTTTTTAGGTAAATTTCATGTCCGTAGTGCTCGCTTAGGCGCTTTGCAAAAAAGAGCGGACTAGGCCTGCCAACGTAGTTTTTCAAAAGATCATCAAGCTCATCTTTAAACTCTTTTGTCTTTGCGATGCTCTCATAAGCATTTTCTAGCTCATCAAGGGCAAACATCACCGTCTCAGGCACGAACTGCCCGCCAAATTTTCCAAAATACGCCTTACTATTCATCTTCTACCTCACCTATGATCTTTAAAATTCTCTCTATCTTTTGCGCATCTTTTATGCCATTTTCGTCCTCGACTTTGGAGTTGATATCGACTAAATATGGCCTAAATTTCAGCGCCTCTTTGATGTTGTGCTCGCCTATGCCCCCAGCCATGCCAAATTTAAATTTAACCTCTTTTAAAATTTTCCAATCAAAGCTAATGCCATTTCCACCGGCATTTTCGCCCTTGCAGTCAAAAAGCGCCATGTCAAAATGCTTAAAATCAACCTCTGGCAAGCTATCTTTCACGCTAAAAACCTGCCAAATCTCAAGCCCCATATCTTTTAAATTTGCCTCTAAATTTTCACTCACTACTCCATGCATCTGAGCTACGTCAAGACCAGCAAACTGACAAATTTCTATTATCTCGCACTCACTTTGCTCCGCAAAAACGCCAACTACTTTTTTGCCATTGCTGTGAGCAAATTTCACTATCTGCCTGGCTAAATTTAGCTCGACCTTTCTTTTGCTTTTGGCAAATATCAGCCCGATAAAATCAACATCCAAAGCGCAAACCGCACTCGCCTCGTCTAGCGTTTTGATACCACAAATTTTAACCAGCGCCATTAGCCCCAGCCTTTATAAACTCTTCATAAAATTTATACGCCCTGCCAGAATTTATCACCTCAAGCACCATTTTTTTTGCCTCGTCTGGGCTCTTTGCGCCATCAGCCCCGTAAAGTGCAAACATCGCATTAAAGACCACGATGTCAAATTTCGCCCCCTGCTCCTCGCCTTTTAGCGTGCGGATCAATGTTTTGGCGTTTTCTTCAGGTGTGCCGCCCTCGATATCGCTGTGAAGCGCTCTTTTAAAGCCAAACTGCTCTGGCGTGATGCTATATTCAAAAATTTCGCCATTTTTTAGCTCCACAACGCTTGTTTCACTGCAAAGCGTGATCTCATCTAGTCCGTCATCGCCGCGAACGACAAAAGCGTGC includes the following:
- the hsrA gene encoding homeostatic response regulator transcription factor HsrA, coding for MRILIVEDEVTLNKTIAEGLQEFGYQTDSSENFKDAEYYIGIRNYDLVLTDWMLQDGDGIDLINIIKHKSPRTSVVVLSAKDDKESEIKALRAGADDYIKKPFDFDILVARLEARLRFGGTNIIKIDELIINPDEEKITYLGRDIELKGKPFEVLTHLARHSDQIVSKEQLLDAIWEEPELVTPNVIEVAINQIRQKMDKPLNISTIETVRRRGYRFCFPKKA
- a CDS encoding sensor histidine kinase, with translation MLIVVISVMLYHYIRVTVFQSVVNELNYQAEAYKKNPQNFNPLNSKTFTIENPNKTLATIKTDEPQDKETYIVTQKSKDQSKTILITKLDENSYLSLEKDTTLQAHIVEEIFIDIIIVNVSAILLVLFYALFLSRMLLIPIKILSHKLTNLDEKFLHEIDIKSLPDEFLPLGQSINRLISRIQTFVLYQKELFVGVAHELKTPLAVMKTKNEVTLLKPRESEKYIEALKSNNEAINGMNAMISSVLEIGRQEGAQFEEPVNTDVIGFLKKLAKNYEILAKNDEKNIKLDLKPEILNLKIQTSLLIHIVQNFVQNAIKFSPKNSTITISSKLIKNKFIIEVIDEGIGIDESKDLFAPFKRYGDKGGAGLGLFLAKGAAQALGGEVDIKNRNDRSGAVASLVLNIKG
- a CDS encoding Ppx/GppA phosphatase family protein, coding for MAKRTAVIDLGSNSMRMAIFERTSRLAFFILAEYKTKVRLGEGGYGSNNEISESSMEKALKAFSEFSNIIKSYKCNKVLCVGTSALRDAPNANVLISLLRKKLGINLKVIDGKEEATFGAIAAKNLLHNIDECVTIDIGGGSTELARISKGKIIDTLSLDIGTVRLKELFFDKKNLNKLPKFLEQVTKQIDERFKCQNIIAIGGSLRAISSAIMSKNLYPLSSLHGFCYKFSDEQAYIESIANVSVLELNKFPIKKDRYDTIREGAHIFLALAKALNAKNIITSGVGVREGVFLKDFLRPSLKFPQNFNPSIKSLQDRFILSCNKSVTRYAKDIFMVLKKLHSLSDNYLEVLLVAAKLHNVGQEIGFYGDHKNSAYIVLNALNYGFSHEQKALIAVVIGTNGKKNIYEFERYKNLLPKAECIRWLSFILSLAKALDLTCERLNLNFEFSGHTLKIEGAKEFAMAKEEIKKITKPEIFAISFV
- a CDS encoding excinuclease ABC subunit A — encoded protein: MKFILFFLLFATQILASNLLTYNIYERADRVDIMLSFDAPYEGNIFQKREKDTTSLILNSLNYDQSASKDINSKIIQELEIEPKQNSLVLNLRSNDAIIVNASKTTDSFGLRIRVTLKNAKPQIQNMPQASAKIEAPSTPKIDEEPMLNIDSRYFIVLSVLITLLVFLYVFKRYITSKSNDFSGFKAPRNQSQNDTKSMNWLLKNQNSNVNIIYEKYLDRTNKLMLLSYENRRYLVIVGSSNVMLDSFGEDKIQNEQDFAIFFEENKKKLSSFLEERKNSLSNYKDKMSGEF
- the fliN gene encoding flagellar motor switch protein FliN, with amino-acid sequence MNDESAIETLEQLGLFKSYDELMDISVDFIAELGTTTVSINELLKFEAGSVIDLEKPAGESVELYINNRIFGKGEVMVYEKNLAIRINEILDSKSVIQYFKKELL
- a CDS encoding chemotaxis protein CheX, with amino-acid sequence MRKVIDEATSYLCKDTLGLDLEFGKSLGKGFYGASIPVYKGKSEYHFYLFFKKDTLKIFMNAFFGHEDVDGGDLDDLCKEIANQIIGKAKNLLNEKEPNAYKLGTPEFLGEVENFGIKLKEKFVYKIKNRTFQIGYNIQ
- the trpA gene encoding tryptophan synthase subunit alpha produces the protein MDKVRSAFNGKKANIGYIVAGYPSLEKTKEFLENLDESTLDLVEIGIPYSDPLADGKLIAQASFETVQNGVNTDVVFDMLESCKAKVTKPLVFLVYYNIIFAYGVDKFLKRSVEAGVSGFIVPDLPCEECEEFALKCKELNLSLIPLISVTSGSRADGILKFGSGFIYALGAIGVSGSKRADEDRIKKLVLELKKKSDLPVAVGFGIKNKDDVNEVKKYADGAIIGTQIVKLCAEFSGEKLVKEIDKLF
- the trpB gene encoding tryptophan synthase subunit beta, translated to MNSKAYFGKFGGQFVPETVMFALDELENAYESIAKTKEFKDELDDLLKNYVGRPSPLFFAKRLSEHYGHEIYLKREDLNHTGAHKINNALAQALLAKKMGKKKILAETGAGQHGVATATAAALLGLECDVYMGATDVARQQLNAFRMQLLGAKVVSVEDGLKTLKEATTAAIQAWVNEIESAFYVIGSAVGPHPYPKIVRDFQSVIGTEAKAQLADYGKKADYVIACVGGGSNAIGIFSAFLDDESVNLVGIEAGGLGIETPYHAATLSKGKTGIIHGMKTTVLQDEYGMISPVHSISAGLDYPGIGPEHAHLNDIKRVKYEAVTDDECINALYFLSKMEGIIPAIESAHALAYLEKLCPKLDKKSVIVVNVSGRGDKDINTVIGYEKGKIYG
- a CDS encoding phosphoribosylanthranilate isomerase produces the protein MALVKICGIKTLDEASAVCALDVDFIGLIFAKSKRKVELNLARQIVKFAHSNGKKVVGVFAEQSECEIIEICQFAGLDVAQMHGVVSENLEANLKDMGLEIWQVFSVKDSLPEVDFKHFDMALFDCKGENAGGNGISFDWKILKEVKFKFGMAGGIGEHNIKEALKFRPYLVDINSKVEDENGIKDAQKIERILKIIGEVEDE